The DNA sequence AGCACCGCGACGTCCCGCGCCACCACCGCGCCCAGGAACCAGTCGATCGGCAGGCCCTTGTTGTCCACGCCCAGGTAGAAGAACATCCGCGGCACCCACACCAGCGCATCGACCACCATCCACCCCAGCAGCAGCTTCCACCGCGGCAGGGCCAGCACCGCCAGCGGCACGAGCCACAGCGAGTACTGCGGGCTCCACACCTTGTTCGTCAGCAGGAACGCGGCCACCACGAGGAACGCCAGCTGCGCGAACCGGGGCCGGCGCGGCGCGGACAGCGCCACGAACCCGACCGCCGCGCAGCACACCAGGAACAGCACCGCGCTGACCGTGTTCAACACCTCGGGCGCCTGCCCGTGCGCCAGACCGGGGTCGAAGCCCGGCCACCCGGTCCACTGCGCGATCACGTTGTAGATCGAGTCCGGGTCGACGCCCCGCTCGGTGTTCAGCCGGAAGAACTCCCGCCAACCGTTCGGGTAGAGCCACGCGATCGGCGCGTTCACCACCGCCCACGTCGCCAGCGTGGCCCCGAGCGTGGTCCACCCGGCCCGCAGCTTGCCCGCCCGCCAGCACAGCAGCAGCAACGGTCCGAGCAGGAACAGGGGGTACAGCTTCGCCGCGCCGCCGAGCCCCAGCAGCACGCCCGCCAGCACGGGCTTCTTGCGCGCCCACGCCAGCATGCCCGCGGTCGCGAACGCCGTCGCGAGCGTGTCGAAGTTGGTGAACGCGTGCACGACCACCAGCGGCGACACCGCCACCAGCACCGCGTCGTACGGCCGTCGCCTCGCGAGCTGCGCCACCGCGTAGGCGGTCACCAGCCACGCCAGCGCCAGCCACAGCGCGGTGATGTTGAAGTACACGATCACGGTCATCGGGTTCGGCAGCCACCCGGACGCGGCGATCGCCGTCCAGCCCTGCGCCATGCGCGCGTTGAGCAGCTGGAACATGCCCGTCAGCACGGGGTACTCCATGTACCGGACGTGCGCGGTGGGCTTGCCCTCGTCGTCCACCCACGACGTCTTGTAGGGGAACGTGTCCGGCTTGTCCAACCGCTCCGCCGTGTAGAGCGGCACGGTGTCGGAGTAGCACATCGCGGTGAACTGCTTGCTGCCCCGCCAGTCCAGCTGCACCACGCCGTTGTCGTCCACGTACTGCTGCACGCACGGCGACTTCTGGAACCACGCCAGCGCCAGCGTCACCACCGCGAACAGCAGCACGACCCGCAGCGGCGTCCAGAACCACTGGCGGCCCACCGCCGCGTGCACGCCGACCGGCCCGCCCAGCGGCCTGCTCGCCGCCCGCGCCATCGGCTCGGTCCACGTGGGGTTGATCCGCTCTTCGGGGCCGAGCGAGTCGGTGTCGTCGGCGTTCGCCTGCGAGGGCTGCGAGGGGCTGGCCACGGGGACGGATGCTACGGGCACGGGTCAACGGAAGATGTGAGGTCGCCGCGAAGCCGCGCCCGACGAGCCGCGCCCGACGAGCCGCGCCCGGCACGCGAAGAGGGGCCCGGCACCCGGCCGGACCCCTCTCCCTCCGTGCGCGCCCCGGGCGCTAACCCGTGGGCGCGGCCCCGTTGCCGATTCCCGGATCGGGCTGGTCGTTGGTCGTCGTGGTCGGCTCGGTCGGGCAGACCAGGCCCTGGCACGGCCGGCCGGTGCGGGTCGTCGTCGGAGTGGACTGCCGGGTCGTCGTCGGGTCCGTCGTCGTCGGCCGGTTGTCCTCGTCCTTCTTGTCCGTCGTCGTGGTGGTGGTCGTCGTCGTGGTGGTCGGCTTCGGGTCGTCGAAGGTGTTCAGCTTCGCGGGCTTCGGGAAGGGCTCGGCGGGCGTGCCCTCGAGCGCCTTGTCCATGAACCTCTTCCAGATCTGACCCGGCAGGCCGCTGCCGAAGACCGGCTTGCCCTCGGCGTTCTTCAGCGCCACGTTGCCCTCGTCGCGGCCGACCCAGACCGCCGCGGACAGCGAGGGGGTGTAGCCGACCATCCACGCCTTGGAGTTCTGCGTGGCGTCGTCGGGGAGCTCGTGCGTACCGGTCTTGCCCGCGCACTCGCGCCCCGCGCACGGGATGCTCGAGGACTTCGGGATGGGCCGGAGCGCCTCGGTGACGTTGTCGGCGATGTCCTGGTTCTTCTTCGGGTCCGGGTCGAACGCCTGCCGGGACACGTCGACGTGCTGGTAGACGGCCTTGCCCTCGGCGTTGGTGATCTTCGAGATGAAGAACGGCTCGTGGTAGGTGCCGCGCGCGGCGAACGTGGCGTAGGCGGAGGCCATGTCGAACGGCCGCACCTGCGCCTCACCGCCGCCCAGCGCGATACCGACGTTCGGCGGGCCGCCGTTCTCGCCGACCAGCAGGTCCTTCTTCACGCCCTGCACCTCGACCGACGGCGGGATGCCCGCGGCACGCGCGGCGTCGGCGACCGGCTGGGTGCCGATGTCGATCACCATCTCGTAGAACACGGTGTTCAGCGACAGCTCCATGGCCTTGCGGATGGAGCACTTCTCGCCGCACTTGTTGGTCGGGTCCGACGCGTTGCGGATCGTGATGCTGGTGCCGCCGAGGTCGAACTTCTTCGGCGACCGGCCGTCGTAGGTCGAGCCGAGGCCCTTACCCGCCTTCAGCGCGGCGACCAGGTCGAACGGCTTGAACGACGACCCCGCTTCCTGCAGCGTGTTGGTCGCGTAGTCCAGACCCGTGCCGTCCGCGCCCGCGTAGTACGCCCGCACCGCGCCCGTCTGCGGGTCGATCGCGGTGAGCGACGACCGCAGCTCCTTGGGCTGCGGACCCATGACGTCCGCCACCGCCTGCTCGGCTGCCGCCTGCTTCGGCGGCTCGATGGTGGTGTGGACGGTGACGCCGACCTTCTGCGCCTTCTCCACGTCCCACTCGACCTTGGCCATCTCCTGGATGACCTGCTCGCGGATGTGCAGGCGCGGCCCGCTCAGGCCGGACTGGTCGGTCAGCTCCACCGGCACCGGCATCGGCTCGGTCGTCCGGTATGTCTGGTCGATCCAGCCGTGCTTGAGCATCTGGTCCATCACGTAGTTCCAGCGCTCATCCCGGTACGCCTGCTGCTCCGACCGGCCCGGGTTCTGGATCAGCCCCGCCAGCAGGGCGGCCTGCGAGTGGGTGAGGTCCTTGAGCTGCACGTCGCCGAAGTACGCCTTCACCGCGGTCTTGATGCCGTAACCGCCACGACCGAAGTAGATCGTGTTCATGTACGCGGTCAGGATGTCCCGCTTGTCCTGCTGCTGGGACATCTTGTACGCGGTGACGGCCTCGGTGAACTTCCGGGTCAGCGTCATGTCGTCCTGGTCGGTGGCTTCCTTGACGTACTGCTGCGTCAGGCCGGAGCCACCGCTCTGCTCGCCCTTGAGCTGGTACCAGCCCGCGCGGGCGATGGCGGTCAGGTCGAAGCCGACGTTCGTCTCGAACGTCGGGTCCTCCGCCGCGAAGACGGCCTGCTTGAGCGTCTCCGGGAGTTCCTCGTACTTGACCATGCTGCGGTTCGCGTCGCCGGGGGCGATCTTGGTCATCTCCGTGCCGTCGGCGTAGAGGACGGTGATCGCCTTGCCCTGCGAGGCCGCGACGGCCTCCGGGTTCGGCACCTCGACGACCTGGTAGGCGACGGCGAACGCGACGACCGGGGCCAGCAGCATCAGGCCGAGGGTCACGTAGCTGGTGCGGCGCACGCGGCGCCAGACCTTCTTGCGACGCACGACGCGGGCCTCCTCAGCGGTCAGCTCCACGTCGTAGTCGTCGTCGTAGAACGGCTCCAGCTCGACCTCGTCCTCGCGGTGCGTGAGGAGCTCGGGCTCGCGGGGCGTGCTCTGGTAGACGGGCGGCAGCAGGTCCGTCGGCTCCTCGCCGGGACGCCGCTGGGGCCCGCCGGGGCCCGCCGGCCTGCGCGGGCCGCCGGGGCCGGCGACCGGGGGACGCCCGCCGGGCGGCACGGGACCGCCGGGGGCACCGGGTCGGCGCAGGCCGCCGGGAGGCGTGCTCGGCCGGCCGGGCACGCCGCCCGCGGCGGCCTGGCCGTCGGGCCGCGGGCCGTCGGGACGCGCGCCGGGTGGTGGTGGCGGGCCGCCGGGCCTGCCGCCCGGGACGGGACCGCCGGGACCGGCAGGCCTGCGCGGCGGGGGACCGCCGCGGGGGATGCCGCCGGGCGGGGTGCCACCCGCCTGCGGGAAGCCACCGGGTGGCGTGCGCGGCCGGGCGAAGCCGCCCGGCGGCGTGCCGTGCCCGGGGCCATCGGCCGGCGAGCGCGCGAAACCACCTGGTGGGGTGTTCGGACGCGCCGGCTGATCCCCGGCGCCGCGGCGCGGTGGGTGACCGCCGCCGTCCGGGTCCTCCCCGGTCGGCCACTGCGGCTCCGCGCCACGATGCCTGTCGTCATGCTGGTCGTTCACGAAAAGGCCTCCCAGACCGGCGTGCCGGTGCACGCGGTTCGGTGGTCGTACGCCGCTGCTCCTCGCCGGAGCGGCGCCCGTGGTCGGAGCAGGTTCACTCCGCCGCGGTCCTCCTGCGCGGCTTGCGAGAGTTCAGGCCGCGCGTTCCCAGGACGTATG is a window from the Saccharothrix saharensis genome containing:
- a CDS encoding transglycosylase domain-containing protein, whose product is MNDQHDDRHRGAEPQWPTGEDPDGGGHPPRRGAGDQPARPNTPPGGFARSPADGPGHGTPPGGFARPRTPPGGFPQAGGTPPGGIPRGGPPPRRPAGPGGPVPGGRPGGPPPPPGARPDGPRPDGQAAAGGVPGRPSTPPGGLRRPGAPGGPVPPGGRPPVAGPGGPRRPAGPGGPQRRPGEEPTDLLPPVYQSTPREPELLTHREDEVELEPFYDDDYDVELTAEEARVVRRKKVWRRVRRTSYVTLGLMLLAPVVAFAVAYQVVEVPNPEAVAASQGKAITVLYADGTEMTKIAPGDANRSMVKYEELPETLKQAVFAAEDPTFETNVGFDLTAIARAGWYQLKGEQSGGSGLTQQYVKEATDQDDMTLTRKFTEAVTAYKMSQQQDKRDILTAYMNTIYFGRGGYGIKTAVKAYFGDVQLKDLTHSQAALLAGLIQNPGRSEQQAYRDERWNYVMDQMLKHGWIDQTYRTTEPMPVPVELTDQSGLSGPRLHIREQVIQEMAKVEWDVEKAQKVGVTVHTTIEPPKQAAAEQAVADVMGPQPKELRSSLTAIDPQTGAVRAYYAGADGTGLDYATNTLQEAGSSFKPFDLVAALKAGKGLGSTYDGRSPKKFDLGGTSITIRNASDPTNKCGEKCSIRKAMELSLNTVFYEMVIDIGTQPVADAARAAGIPPSVEVQGVKKDLLVGENGGPPNVGIALGGGEAQVRPFDMASAYATFAARGTYHEPFFISKITNAEGKAVYQHVDVSRQAFDPDPKKNQDIADNVTEALRPIPKSSSIPCAGRECAGKTGTHELPDDATQNSKAWMVGYTPSLSAAVWVGRDEGNVALKNAEGKPVFGSGLPGQIWKRFMDKALEGTPAEPFPKPAKLNTFDDPKPTTTTTTTTTTTDKKDEDNRPTTTDPTTTRQSTPTTTRTGRPCQGLVCPTEPTTTTNDQPDPGIGNGAAPTG
- a CDS encoding glycosyltransferase family 87 protein; the encoded protein is MASPSQPSQANADDTDSLGPEERINPTWTEPMARAASRPLGGPVGVHAAVGRQWFWTPLRVVLLFAVVTLALAWFQKSPCVQQYVDDNGVVQLDWRGSKQFTAMCYSDTVPLYTAERLDKPDTFPYKTSWVDDEGKPTAHVRYMEYPVLTGMFQLLNARMAQGWTAIAASGWLPNPMTVIVYFNITALWLALAWLVTAYAVAQLARRRPYDAVLVAVSPLVVVHAFTNFDTLATAFATAGMLAWARKKPVLAGVLLGLGGAAKLYPLFLLGPLLLLCWRAGKLRAGWTTLGATLATWAVVNAPIAWLYPNGWREFFRLNTERGVDPDSIYNVIAQWTGWPGFDPGLAHGQAPEVLNTVSAVLFLVCCAAVGFVALSAPRRPRFAQLAFLVVAAFLLTNKVWSPQYSLWLVPLAVLALPRWKLLLGWMVVDALVWVPRMFFYLGVDNKGLPIDWFLGAVVARDVAVLVLCGLILREIYRPGLDKVRQAGDDDPCGGFIDGAPDRFVLRFGRSRRPAEVEQPA